One genomic window of Dermacentor andersoni chromosome 8, qqDerAnde1_hic_scaffold, whole genome shotgun sequence includes the following:
- the LOC140212961 gene encoding uncharacterized protein has product MRRKVEEEWRGNSSSDLICTSKRGQGGPRVRRRGPPLACRCRHNIFWRRRWDSRSGSDRSPGTPTSFAHLEAAGGGDWTDARRASALVSALGREGQRKYFADEEQEAARQLTGAASPSSEAARQSTGAASTSSDAVPPASEFPRLLERLDRLFAASTNVLAERHEFTSRKQFDGEGFLEFVTALKEKAVQCNFGTTYGERVRDQIIHGVANVSVREKLLAHGETLTLDKAEEIGRSLEALHRANRAFGSEKIQRIEAAQLGAPSTSQDGRRSPGGHDDGRLLLGSRQDGRRSAGGHEDGRLLPRSRQDGRRLPRSRPDDRHFPRGSSGTRNEAQDAKDPNFEHSSCDRCGSTKHVATYRNCPARNRRCNACHTLGHFASVCRKTRTVQHVSSAETRSSSTSAGQPSASVLTVSTLEAKRDLQVPVVVNDVAMRLLVDTGASVSLMTAEDFEKHFGRQHRLSKAAVDLRNFSKQRIDIQGLFQATVQFLQRSCSVTFHVTSTGTSLLGLDAIQRLGIQIDGTSLTCCLATLPPVQSPTGYPWLSVTR; this is encoded by the exons ccgcgcgttcgccgtcggggccccccgcttgcctgccgctgccgacacaacatcttttggcgacgaagatgggattcccgcagcggttccgaccgaagccccgggacaccaacgagcttc gcccacctcgaagcggccggcggtggcgactggacggacgcgcgacgagcgtccgcgctcgtcagcgctctcgggcgtgagggacaacggaagtacttcgcagacgaggagcaggaagcagcaaggcagttaaccggcgcagcgtcaccgtcaagtgaagcagcaaggcagtcgaccggcgcagcgtcaacgtcaagtgatgcggtcccgccagcatcagagtttccgagactcttggagcggcttgaccggctgttcgccgcgtcaacaaatgtcctggcggaacggcacgaattcaccagtcggaagcagttcgacggagaaggattcctggaattcgtgaccgcattgaaggagaaggcggtacagtgcaacttcggcacaacctatggcgagcgcgtccgagaccaaatcatacatggggtagcgaacgtcagcgttcgcgaaaagttgctggctcacgGCGAAACCCTGACCTTGGACAAGGCAgaggaaattggacgctcgttagaagccctacatcgagcgaaccgcgcgttcggctcggagaaaatacaaagaattgaggcagctcaacttggcgctccatcgacgagccaagatggccgacgtagtccgggaggccatgacgatggccgacttcttctggggagccgccaagatggccgacgtagtgcaggaggccatgaagatggcagacttcttccgaggagccgccaagatggccgccgTCTTCCAAGAAGCCGCCCAGATGATCGACATTTTCCGCGAGGCTCCTCCGGGACCCGCAATGAAGCACAGGATGCGAAGGACCCTAATTTCGAGCATAGttcatgcgaccggtgtggcagtACGAAGCAtgttgcaacgtacaggaattgccccgcaaggaaccggcggtgcaacgcctgccacacgttgggtcattttgcatcagtatgccgaaaaacccgtactgtccagcacgtctcttccgcagagacgcggtcttcgtcaacttccgcaggacagccgtccgcgtctgtcttgacggtgagcaccTTGGAAGCTAAAAGGGATTTACAAGTCCCGGTCGTAGTTAACGACGTCGCCATGCGGCTGCTCGTGGACACAGgcgcgtctgtctcattgatgacggccgaggattttgaaaagcactttggtcgacagcacagactgtcaaaagcagcagtggacttgaggaatttctccaagcaacgcatcgacattcaaggccttttccaagccactgtccagtttcttCAAAGGTCGTGCTCAGTCACGTTCCATGTAACGTccacaggaacatcactgctgggtcttgacgccatccagcgcttggggatacaaatcgacggtacttcgctgacatgctgcctggctacgcttcctccagtacagagccccacag gctacccctggctctccgtgaccaggtga